The Halogranum gelatinilyticum genome contains a region encoding:
- a CDS encoding heavy-metal-associated domain-containing protein — protein MTTTLTVEGMSCGNCEATVVEALEGVDGVTSATADNETDSATVEGDADPLDLVLAVNEAGYDAQA, from the coding sequence ATGACGACGACACTCACCGTCGAAGGCATGAGCTGTGGCAACTGCGAAGCGACCGTCGTAGAGGCGCTGGAGGGCGTCGACGGCGTCACGAGCGCGACCGCGGACAACGAGACCGACTCGGCGACCGTCGAGGGCGACGCCGACCCGCTCGACCTCGTCCTCGCGGTCAACGAGGCTGGCTACGACGCACAGGCGTAA
- a CDS encoding metal-dependent hydrolase: MYRFGHYGVSLLVFAPVGFALVSLGAISLAFVTGATMLWLAMLPDVDHRLPGVPHRGPTHSLLFAALVGAVFAGVGAVLGQGLGLGSVFGFSAPGIGTVDLATFGFFLGALTVVAHLLGDAITPMGVNFLWPLSGTEFTLSLTPADSTLWNYGLFVLGVAATAATAVLTIRGF; this comes from the coding sequence ATGTACCGGTTCGGCCACTACGGCGTCTCACTGCTCGTCTTCGCGCCCGTCGGGTTCGCGCTCGTCTCGCTCGGGGCGATCTCGCTGGCGTTCGTCACCGGCGCGACGATGCTCTGGCTGGCGATGTTGCCCGACGTCGACCACCGACTCCCGGGCGTCCCCCACCGCGGGCCGACCCACTCGCTACTCTTCGCCGCGCTCGTCGGGGCGGTCTTCGCCGGAGTCGGCGCGGTACTCGGCCAGGGACTCGGTCTGGGGAGCGTCTTCGGCTTCAGCGCGCCCGGTATTGGCACCGTCGACCTCGCGACCTTCGGCTTCTTCCTCGGCGCGCTGACGGTCGTCGCCCACCTCCTCGGCGACGCCATCACGCCGATGGGCGTCAACTTCCTGTGGCCGCTCTCGGGCACGGAGTTCACGCTGTCGCTGACGCCCGCCGACAGCACGCTCTGGAACTACGGACTGTTCGTCCTCGGTGTCGCCGCGACGGCGGCGACGGCGGTGCTCACGATCCGCGGATTTTAG
- a CDS encoding FlaD/FlaE family flagellar protein gives MTIDPRDYDLGELRDMASRAEREAGLDGDGRSDLFDAVDGGRSRSNHSNHSNRPNRGAAEAARHDDRHRTLLMLQSASDGEISKPYLDEIPASHAGEVTVFEWLEFLVNRAGFRGAMEALRYYRNIDWVTEDAMHDLEEYLFGFSDAESDRYGELTADDHRESLVYLAELNALK, from the coding sequence ATGACTATCGACCCGCGGGACTACGACCTCGGCGAGCTGCGCGATATGGCCAGCCGGGCCGAACGTGAGGCCGGACTCGACGGCGACGGCCGGAGCGACCTGTTTGACGCCGTCGACGGCGGCCGGTCTCGCTCGAATCACTCGAACCACTCGAACCGTCCGAACCGCGGTGCGGCCGAGGCCGCCCGCCACGACGACCGTCACCGGACGCTGCTCATGCTGCAGAGCGCGAGCGATGGCGAGATCTCGAAGCCGTATCTCGACGAAATTCCGGCTTCTCACGCGGGCGAAGTGACCGTCTTCGAGTGGCTGGAGTTCCTCGTCAACCGCGCGGGCTTCCGCGGCGCGATGGAGGCACTGCGTTACTACCGCAACATCGACTGGGTGACCGAGGACGCGATGCACGACCTCGAAGAGTATCTCTTCGGCTTCAGCGACGCCGAGAGCGACCGGTACGGCGAACTCACCGCCGATGACCACCGCGAGAGTCTGGTCTACCTCGCAGAGTTGAACGCGCTGAAGTAG
- a CDS encoding peroxidase-related enzyme (This protein belongs to a clade of uncharacterized proteins related to peroxidases such as the alkylhydroperoxidase AhpD.): MSEPTLDDDAMRRFPVPDFADLPEDLQERIAEETDRAGFTPNVFSAFASKPSHFRAFFAYHDALVEDTALDREEVEMIVVAVSGVNHCYYCNVAHGALLRIYSKQPKLADQLVANYRQADVSDEQLVMLDVAVKLTERPAEVTERDIQDLREVGYSDEAIWDIASVTAFFNLSNRMAMFADMRPNDEFHGMARGE; encoded by the coding sequence ATGTCTGAGCCGACACTCGACGACGACGCGATGCGGCGGTTCCCCGTTCCGGACTTCGCGGACCTCCCCGAAGACTTGCAGGAACGGATCGCCGAGGAGACCGACCGCGCGGGCTTCACGCCGAACGTCTTCTCGGCGTTTGCGTCCAAGCCCTCGCACTTCCGGGCGTTCTTCGCGTACCACGACGCACTGGTCGAGGACACTGCCCTCGATAGAGAGGAAGTCGAGATGATCGTCGTCGCCGTCTCGGGCGTCAACCACTGCTACTACTGCAACGTCGCCCACGGCGCGCTCCTGCGCATCTACAGCAAACAGCCCAAACTCGCGGACCAGCTCGTCGCCAACTACCGACAGGCGGACGTCAGCGACGAGCAGCTGGTGATGCTCGACGTGGCCGTCAAACTGACCGAACGCCCCGCCGAGGTGACCGAACGCGACATCCAAGACCTGCGTGAGGTGGGCTACAGCGACGAGGCCATCTGGGACATCGCCTCGGTGACCGCCTTTTTCAACCTCTCGAACCGGATGGCGATGTTCGCGGATATGCGGCCGAACGACGAGTTCCACGGGATGGCGCGGGGCGAGTAG
- a CDS encoding carbohydrate kinase family protein: MTRILVAGETLVDFIPDAPGPLASVEAFSKRAGGAPANVAVGLARLDADLDFWTRVGDDAFGDFLVETLEREGLGGDRVEQDPDAQTTLAFVSLGADADREFSFYHDHTADTRMEPGTIDDAALADYGWLHLDVLSMDTEPSRSAVLDLAERAGDETVVSFDPNSRPERWGEFSYVESAKRGFELADVVKATPEDLREAGFEGDAPELARELCSFGPHTALVTLGDEGSYAYATADAPWADEETEVRHPGYPVDPVDTTGAGDAFTSGAIAALSSGESLDEALAFGNAVAATTTTEPGAMTALPTRGEVAAFRDE, from the coding sequence ATGACCCGAATCCTCGTCGCGGGGGAGACCCTCGTCGACTTCATCCCGGACGCGCCGGGACCGCTCGCCTCGGTCGAGGCGTTCAGCAAACGTGCCGGTGGCGCGCCCGCCAACGTCGCCGTCGGTCTCGCTCGCCTCGACGCCGACCTCGACTTCTGGACCCGCGTCGGCGACGACGCCTTCGGCGACTTCCTCGTCGAGACGCTGGAACGGGAAGGGCTCGGCGGCGACCGCGTCGAGCAGGACCCCGACGCCCAGACGACGCTCGCGTTCGTCAGCCTCGGCGCGGACGCCGACCGCGAGTTCAGCTTCTACCACGACCACACCGCCGACACCCGGATGGAGCCGGGAACCATCGACGACGCCGCGCTCGCCGACTACGGCTGGCTCCATCTCGACGTGCTCTCGATGGACACCGAACCCTCGCGCTCGGCCGTCTTGGACCTCGCCGAGCGTGCAGGCGACGAGACGGTCGTCTCTTTCGACCCCAACTCCCGGCCCGAACGCTGGGGCGAGTTCTCCTACGTCGAGTCCGCGAAGCGCGGGTTCGAACTCGCGGACGTGGTGAAGGCGACGCCCGAGGACCTCCGCGAGGCGGGCTTCGAGGGCGACGCGCCGGAGCTGGCCCGCGAACTCTGTTCGTTCGGTCCCCACACCGCACTCGTCACCCTCGGCGACGAGGGGTCGTACGCCTACGCGACGGCCGACGCGCCGTGGGCCGACGAGGAGACGGAGGTTCGTCACCCCGGCTACCCGGTCGACCCGGTGGACACGACCGGCGCGGGCGACGCCTTCACCTCCGGGGCGATTGCGGCACTCTCGTCGGGCGAGTCGCTTGACGAGGCCCTGGCGTTCGGCAACGCCGTCGCAGCGACGACAACGACCGAACCCGGCGCGATGACGGCGTTGCCGACGCGCGGCGAGGTCGCGGCGTTCAGAGACGAGTAG
- a CDS encoding cold-shock protein — translation MAKGKVAFFNDTGGYGFIETDDADDDVFFHMEDVGGPDLEEGQEVEFDIEQADKGPRAKNVQRL, via the coding sequence ATGGCGAAAGGTAAGGTGGCGTTTTTCAACGACACAGGCGGTTACGGTTTTATCGAGACGGACGATGCGGACGACGACGTGTTCTTCCACATGGAAGACGTCGGTGGCCCGGACCTCGAAGAGGGACAGGAAGTCGAGTTCGACATCGAACAGGCGGACAAGGGTCCGCGCGCGAAGAACGTCCAGCGACTCTAA
- a CDS encoding AsnC family transcriptional regulator, producing MRDLDDTDRHILRLLVENARRPYSDLADHVGLSAPAVSDRIDRLQELGVIRGFTVDVDRSLLRSGVLVLVELDVPVDRAGDVADALAALDAVEHTFETADGTVLVQATVRDGDVTGLLAKAVDLDTVRDVDVRLLRDAEWTPSVGEATLALTCAECGNSVTSEGESARLGGDLYHFCCGTCLANFEERFERLESGA from the coding sequence ATGCGCGACCTCGACGACACCGACCGTCACATCCTCCGTCTGCTCGTGGAGAACGCCCGTCGACCTTACAGCGACCTCGCCGACCACGTCGGCCTGTCGGCACCGGCCGTCTCCGACCGAATCGACCGGCTGCAGGAACTCGGCGTGATTCGGGGCTTCACCGTCGACGTCGACCGCTCGCTGCTCCGCAGCGGCGTCCTCGTCCTCGTCGAACTCGACGTACCGGTCGACCGCGCTGGCGACGTCGCCGACGCGCTCGCCGCCCTCGACGCCGTCGAGCACACCTTCGAGACCGCAGACGGCACGGTCCTCGTGCAGGCGACCGTCCGCGACGGCGACGTGACCGGCCTGCTCGCGAAGGCCGTCGACCTCGATACCGTCCGCGACGTAGATGTGCGGCTGTTGCGGGATGCCGAGTGGACACCCTCCGTCGGCGAGGCGACGCTGGCTCTCACCTGCGCGGAGTGCGGCAACAGCGTCACCAGCGAGGGCGAGTCCGCCCGGCTCGGCGGCGACCTCTATCACTTCTGCTGTGGCACCTGTCTCGCCAACTTCGAGGAGCGGTTCGAACGGCTCGAAAGCGGTGCCTGA
- a CDS encoding heavy metal translocating P-type ATPase, translating to MERIRLDIRGMSCANCSSTITEALTRLEGVGEVDVNFATDAGTVEYDPEQVSLAEIYEAIENSGYEPVAETLNVGITDMTCANCSQTVESAVSKLPGVVGVDANFATDEARVRYNPAAVDRDAIYDAIEDAGYSPVRDTGGEESESERRKNARNAEVRRQLRLVLFGTALSVPLAVLMMGDLVGLPVPESFFGVGKGWIALVLATPVQVLLGKEFYENSYTALVRNRTANMDVLIALGSTTAYAYSIFVLLNLVAGGLYFESAALILTFITLGNYLEARSKSQAGAAIEQLLELEADEATVVSEKDGEFVNERQVPLKEVQVGDVLKVRPGEKIPTDGEVLDGESAVDESMVTGESVPVEKSPGDEVVGSTVNENGLIYVRATKVGSETAIQQIVQMVRDAQSRQPEIQTLADRISAYFVPAVIANALLWGVVWYLFPEALGGFVGSLPLWGLVAGGPGVVSAFEFSVIVFASAVLIACPCALGLATPAATMVGTAIGASNGILFKGGDVLERVRDVDTVVFDKTGTLTKGEMTLTDARVVSPTTDGAGAVADEETDSLSEDDLVAVAASAEAGSEHPIAEAVVEGARDRGIDVSDPAALQNVAGKGIRARTDRGDVLVGKPDLLREYDVDPSPAEETLAEFEQQGKTAIMVALDGHLLGVLGVADEIKPSATEAVTTLRERGTRVMLVTGDNERTAYAVAEEVGIDREQVRAGVLPEDKADTVEDIQADGSRAMMVGDGVNDAPALAAAYVGTALGSGTDVAIEAADVTLMRDDPMDVVRAMNVSEGTLAKIKQNLFWALGYNTAMIPLASLGLLQPVLAAVAMAFSSVSVLANSLLFRRYDPEKRYRLFGRNR from the coding sequence ATGGAACGAATCAGACTCGACATCCGGGGGATGAGCTGTGCGAACTGCTCGTCCACCATCACCGAGGCATTGACGCGGTTGGAGGGGGTCGGCGAGGTGGACGTGAACTTCGCGACCGACGCCGGGACGGTGGAGTACGACCCCGAGCAGGTCTCGCTGGCCGAAATCTACGAGGCTATCGAGAACTCGGGATACGAGCCGGTCGCCGAGACGCTGAACGTCGGCATCACCGACATGACCTGCGCGAACTGCTCGCAGACGGTCGAGTCGGCCGTCTCGAAGCTCCCGGGCGTCGTCGGCGTCGACGCCAACTTCGCGACCGACGAGGCGCGGGTGCGGTACAATCCGGCCGCCGTCGACCGCGACGCCATCTACGACGCCATCGAGGACGCCGGCTACTCACCCGTCCGCGACACCGGCGGCGAGGAGAGCGAGTCCGAACGCCGCAAGAACGCGCGGAACGCCGAGGTCCGCCGCCAGCTCCGGCTGGTGCTGTTCGGGACCGCGCTGTCGGTTCCCTTGGCCGTCCTGATGATGGGCGACCTCGTCGGCCTGCCGGTCCCCGAGTCGTTCTTCGGGGTCGGGAAGGGCTGGATCGCGCTCGTCCTGGCGACGCCCGTGCAGGTCCTCCTGGGCAAAGAGTTCTACGAGAACTCCTACACGGCACTCGTCAGGAACCGCACCGCCAACATGGACGTGCTCATCGCGCTGGGGTCGACGACGGCCTACGCGTACAGCATCTTCGTTCTCCTGAACCTCGTCGCTGGCGGTCTCTACTTCGAGAGCGCCGCGCTCATCCTGACGTTCATCACGCTGGGCAACTATCTCGAAGCCCGCTCGAAGAGCCAGGCCGGGGCCGCAATCGAGCAGCTGCTCGAACTCGAAGCCGACGAGGCGACCGTCGTCTCGGAAAAAGACGGCGAGTTCGTGAACGAGCGGCAGGTGCCGCTGAAAGAGGTCCAGGTCGGCGACGTGCTGAAGGTCCGGCCCGGTGAGAAGATTCCGACCGACGGCGAGGTGCTGGACGGCGAGAGCGCGGTCGACGAGTCGATGGTGACCGGCGAGTCCGTCCCCGTTGAGAAGTCGCCGGGCGACGAGGTCGTCGGCTCGACGGTCAACGAGAACGGTCTCATCTACGTGCGGGCGACGAAGGTCGGCTCGGAGACGGCGATTCAACAGATCGTCCAGATGGTCCGCGACGCCCAGAGCCGTCAGCCCGAGATCCAGACGCTCGCCGACCGCATCAGCGCGTACTTCGTCCCGGCGGTCATCGCCAACGCGCTGTTGTGGGGTGTCGTCTGGTATCTCTTCCCCGAGGCATTGGGCGGCTTCGTTGGGTCGCTGCCGCTGTGGGGACTCGTGGCCGGCGGTCCCGGCGTCGTCTCGGCGTTCGAGTTCTCGGTCATCGTCTTCGCGAGCGCGGTCCTCATCGCCTGTCCCTGCGCGCTCGGGCTGGCGACGCCCGCGGCGACGATGGTCGGCACGGCCATCGGCGCGAGCAACGGGATTCTGTTCAAGGGCGGCGACGTGCTCGAACGCGTCCGCGACGTTGACACCGTCGTCTTCGACAAGACCGGCACGCTGACCAAGGGTGAGATGACGCTGACCGACGCTCGCGTCGTGAGTCCGACGACGGATGGCGCGGGGGCGGTCGCGGACGAGGAGACCGATTCGCTGAGCGAAGACGACCTCGTCGCCGTCGCCGCGAGTGCCGAGGCGGGGAGCGAACATCCCATCGCCGAGGCCGTCGTCGAGGGCGCGCGAGACCGCGGCATCGACGTCTCTGACCCGGCCGCACTCCAGAACGTCGCCGGGAAGGGCATCCGTGCACGGACCGACCGCGGCGACGTCCTCGTCGGCAAGCCCGACCTGCTGCGGGAGTACGACGTCGACCCCTCGCCCGCCGAGGAGACGCTCGCGGAGTTCGAGCAGCAGGGGAAGACAGCGATCATGGTGGCACTCGACGGCCATCTCCTGGGAGTGCTCGGCGTCGCCGACGAGATCAAGCCCAGCGCGACGGAGGCCGTCACGACGCTCCGCGAGCGGGGCACTCGCGTCATGCTCGTCACCGGTGACAACGAGCGGACGGCGTACGCCGTCGCCGAGGAGGTCGGCATCGACCGCGAACAGGTCCGTGCGGGCGTCCTGCCGGAGGACAAGGCCGACACGGTCGAGGACATTCAGGCCGACGGCAGCCGGGCGATGATGGTCGGCGACGGCGTCAACGACGCCCCCGCGCTCGCGGCGGCCTACGTCGGGACGGCGCTCGGCAGCGGGACGGACGTCGCCATCGAGGCGGCGGACGTGACGCTGATGCGCGACGACCCGATGGACGTCGTCCGCGCGATGAACGTCTCGGAGGGGACCTTGGCGAAGATCAAGCAGAACCTCTTCTGGGCACTCGGCTACAACACGGCGATGATTCCGCTGGCCTCCCTCGGCCTGCTGCAGCCCGTCCTCGCGGCGGTGGCGATGGCGTTCTCCAGCGTCTCGGTGCTGGCGAACAGCCTGCTGTTCCGCCGCTACGACCCCGAGAAGCGGTACCGGCTGTTCGGCCGGAACCGCTGA
- a CDS encoding mechanosensitive ion channel family protein, with amino-acid sequence MLQTLSFLESLTSLEATAVVLALSLGSAILLEFVVLRFVRSLVTETNTEFDNILFQELRIPIVVTAALAGVFVLTRLPAIASSTVFTEEELRFFFDNPALTVIVLVWAWALNQVVNRFVEAVKDKGSRYDFAPVFSNVWTLVVLVAAAGVTLRIWGVEITPLLGAAGIVGITVGFAAKDTVANFFGGIALYFDDTYKMGDFIELDSGEAGSVVKLGIRSTMLLTRDEVLITVPNSVLNSAKIVNRSAPQTRKRIRVPIGVGYGTDLDEFEALLVDIAFDEKLTLDSPKPRMRFRRFGDSAVEYELLCWVDHPTKEARAIHFLNRAIYDGLNDAGIEIPYPKRDLAVRFDGDAPRPAAAVGPESTDGGEWSGDSVGDSADRAGDGDSADRVGNDGSADRVGDNSADRVGDADDEPADGGPDEREL; translated from the coding sequence GTGCTTCAGACGCTGTCGTTCCTCGAAAGCCTCACATCGCTCGAAGCGACTGCCGTCGTCCTCGCGCTCTCGCTGGGTAGTGCCATCCTCTTGGAGTTCGTCGTCCTGCGGTTCGTCCGGAGTCTCGTCACCGAGACCAACACCGAGTTCGACAATATCCTGTTTCAGGAGCTGCGGATCCCCATCGTCGTCACGGCCGCGCTCGCCGGCGTGTTCGTCCTGACGCGGCTGCCGGCCATCGCGTCGAGTACCGTCTTCACCGAGGAAGAGCTGCGCTTCTTCTTCGACAACCCCGCGTTGACCGTCATCGTCCTCGTCTGGGCGTGGGCGCTCAATCAGGTCGTCAACCGGTTCGTCGAGGCGGTCAAGGACAAGGGGTCGCGGTACGACTTCGCGCCGGTCTTCTCGAACGTCTGGACGCTCGTCGTCCTCGTGGCGGCGGCTGGCGTCACGCTCCGCATCTGGGGCGTCGAGATCACCCCGCTGCTCGGCGCGGCCGGAATCGTCGGCATCACCGTCGGCTTCGCCGCGAAGGACACCGTCGCCAACTTCTTCGGCGGAATCGCGCTCTACTTCGACGACACGTACAAGATGGGCGACTTCATCGAACTCGACTCCGGCGAGGCCGGCAGCGTCGTCAAACTCGGCATCCGGTCGACGATGCTCTTGACGCGCGACGAGGTGCTCATCACCGTCCCGAACTCGGTGCTCAACTCCGCGAAGATCGTCAACCGTTCGGCTCCGCAGACCCGCAAACGGATCCGCGTCCCCATCGGCGTCGGCTACGGCACCGACCTCGACGAGTTCGAGGCCCTCCTCGTGGACATCGCGTTCGACGAGAAGCTGACGCTCGACTCACCGAAGCCGCGGATGCGGTTCCGCCGGTTCGGCGACTCCGCGGTGGAGTACGAACTGCTCTGCTGGGTCGACCATCCGACCAAGGAAGCCCGCGCGATACACTTCCTCAACCGCGCGATCTACGACGGTCTGAACGACGCGGGCATCGAGATTCCCTACCCGAAGCGAGATCTGGCGGTGCGCTTCGATGGCGACGCTCCCCGTCCGGCGGCCGCAGTCGGCCCGGAGAGCACCGACGGTGGCGAGTGGTCGGGTGACAGCGTGGGCGACTCGGCCGACCGCGCTGGCGACGGCGACTCGGCCGACCGCGTTGGCAACGATGGTTCGGCCGACCGCGTTGGCGACAATTCAGCCGACCGCGTTGGCGACGCTGACGACGAACCCGCCGACGGCGGTCCCGACGAACGGGAGCTTTAA
- a CDS encoding cryptochrome/photolyase family protein yields the protein MTVWLLGDQLNADAAVLQGDDDHVLMVEAHGFADRLPYHPQKLTLVFSAMRHFRDDLRDRGYDVTYLQADSFGDALDDYFAARPGDDLVLMRPASHGGGDRLRAMVDERGGRLTVVDNDGFLTTPAEFDEWAGDRDVEDGFRQEHFYRHVRRNYDILMDGDDPEGGEWNYDDQNRETPPEGWTPPETPRFEPDELTAAVADWVDERFETWGANDEFVWPVTREEALTALEQFVEVRLTEFGPYQDAMVEGEWALSHSLLSSSLNLGLLRPMEVVDRAVAAYESGDAPLNSVEGFVRQVVGWREFMRHVYRRAMPEMREANQLNQTRELPPLYTSGETDMTCLSEAVGHVWEHGYAHHIERLMVLSNFALVYGADPQELNRWFHYGFVDAYHWVTTPNVVGMGTFATDVLSSKPYASSGNYVNKMSDYCMSCPYAVSKTAGENACPFNALYWDFLKENEETLRGTGRMGLMYSHVDKKDDEEWAAIRERASEVRTLAEDGSL from the coding sequence ATGACCGTCTGGCTCCTCGGCGACCAGCTGAACGCCGACGCCGCGGTCCTGCAGGGAGACGACGACCACGTGCTCATGGTTGAAGCCCACGGCTTCGCCGACCGGCTGCCCTACCACCCGCAGAAACTCACGCTCGTCTTCAGCGCGATGCGTCACTTCCGTGACGACCTGCGGGACCGCGGCTACGACGTCACCTACCTCCAGGCCGACTCCTTCGGCGACGCACTCGACGACTACTTCGCGGCCCGCCCCGGCGACGACCTCGTGCTCATGCGTCCCGCCAGCCACGGCGGCGGCGACCGTCTCCGGGCGATGGTCGACGAGCGCGGCGGGCGTCTCACCGTCGTCGACAACGACGGCTTCCTGACGACGCCCGCCGAGTTCGACGAGTGGGCGGGCGACAGGGACGTCGAAGACGGCTTTCGACAGGAGCACTTCTACCGGCACGTCCGCCGGAACTACGACATTCTGATGGACGGCGACGACCCGGAGGGCGGCGAGTGGAACTACGACGACCAGAACCGCGAGACGCCGCCCGAGGGCTGGACACCGCCCGAGACGCCGCGGTTCGAGCCGGACGAGTTGACCGCGGCCGTGGCCGACTGGGTCGACGAACGGTTCGAGACGTGGGGCGCGAACGACGAGTTCGTCTGGCCCGTCACCCGCGAGGAGGCACTGACCGCGCTGGAGCAGTTTGTCGAAGTCCGACTCACGGAGTTCGGCCCGTATCAGGACGCGATGGTCGAAGGCGAGTGGGCACTGTCGCACTCGCTTCTGTCCTCTTCGCTCAACCTCGGCCTCCTCCGGCCGATGGAGGTCGTCGACCGCGCCGTCGCTGCCTACGAGTCGGGCGACGCACCGCTCAACAGCGTCGAGGGCTTCGTCCGGCAGGTCGTCGGCTGGCGGGAGTTCATGCGGCACGTCTATCGGCGGGCGATGCCCGAGATGCGCGAGGCCAATCAATTGAACCAGACGCGCGAGCTGCCGCCGCTCTACACGAGTGGCGAGACCGACATGACCTGTCTCTCGGAGGCCGTGGGCCACGTCTGGGAGCACGGCTACGCCCACCACATCGAGCGGCTGATGGTGCTCTCGAACTTCGCGCTGGTCTACGGCGCGGACCCCCAGGAACTCAACCGCTGGTTCCACTACGGCTTCGTCGACGCCTACCACTGGGTGACGACGCCGAACGTCGTCGGGATGGGCACGTTCGCGACGGACGTGCTCTCCTCGAAACCCTACGCCTCCTCGGGCAACTACGTCAACAAGATGAGCGACTACTGCATGTCGTGTCCCTACGCCGTCTCGAAGACGGCTGGGGAGAATGCCTGTCCCTTCAACGCGCTCTACTGGGACTTCCTGAAGGAGAACGAGGAGACCTTGCGAGGAACGGGCCGGATGGGGCTGATGTACTCACACGTCGACAAGAAGGATGACGAGGAGTGGGCGGCGATCCGCGAGCGGGCGAGCGAAGTCAGAACGTTGGCCGAGGACGGGTCGCTCTGA
- a CDS encoding rod shape-determining protein, producing MSANGDTEPAAVGVKLGSTRTVVVSEGTGDGAVPEQVVQTLTCLATYEDALTGSERVLYGEDAAREYPDRVQYMLRSGLPEDDDRAELTKRFFSALIEEEGIPEHSGVVYAIPTIDNDAGLDNLAAVIEESGIGSEFVRSYPESLCGAIPAIGDGLEAINDIFVSINLGSTNLEACAYRRGEQLSPFATGAVTGNEVDRHIVNNVEEETQRRVNIDRQTAREYKETHADFVDFDPFTDVIQQPGGGSHEFTIEWAVMDAVDEYLDDVVDEVANRFLAELANDYVRLYRQVLDRPIVLTGGMACIPGLVDEFEERLSEELDREIEATAPEEPSLAAASGAQRIAERLVETN from the coding sequence ATGAGTGCCAACGGCGACACCGAACCCGCCGCGGTCGGTGTCAAACTCGGTAGCACGCGAACCGTCGTCGTCTCCGAAGGGACCGGCGACGGTGCAGTACCCGAACAGGTCGTCCAGACGCTGACCTGTCTCGCGACGTACGAAGACGCCCTGACCGGCAGCGAACGCGTCCTCTACGGCGAGGACGCCGCCCGCGAGTATCCCGACCGCGTCCAGTATATGCTCCGCTCGGGACTCCCCGAGGACGACGACCGCGCCGAACTGACGAAACGGTTCTTCTCGGCTCTCATCGAGGAGGAGGGCATCCCCGAGCACAGCGGCGTCGTCTACGCCATCCCGACCATCGACAACGACGCCGGTCTCGACAATCTCGCGGCCGTCATCGAGGAGAGCGGCATCGGTAGCGAGTTCGTCCGGAGCTACCCCGAGTCGCTCTGTGGCGCGATTCCGGCCATCGGCGACGGGCTGGAGGCCATCAACGACATCTTCGTCTCCATCAACCTCGGTTCGACCAACCTCGAAGCCTGCGCCTACCGCCGCGGCGAACAGCTCTCACCCTTCGCAACGGGCGCGGTGACGGGCAACGAGGTCGACCGCCACATCGTCAACAACGTCGAAGAGGAGACCCAGCGTCGGGTCAACATCGACCGTCAGACCGCCCGCGAGTACAAGGAGACCCACGCCGACTTCGTCGACTTCGACCCCTTCACGGACGTCATCCAGCAGCCCGGCGGCGGCTCCCACGAGTTCACCATCGAGTGGGCCGTGATGGACGCTGTCGACGAGTATCTCGACGACGTGGTCGACGAGGTGGCCAACCGCTTCCTCGCCGAACTCGCGAACGACTACGTCCGGCTCTACCGACAGGTGCTCGACCGCCCCATCGTCCTCACGGGCGGGATGGCCTGCATCCCCGGCCTCGTCGACGAGTTCGAGGAACGGCTGAGCGAGGAACTCGACCGCGAGATCGAGGCAACTGCGCCCGAGGAACCGTCGCTCGCGGCCGCGTCGGGTGCCCAGCGCATCGCCGAACGGCTCGTCGAGACCAACTGA